One stretch of Micromonospora cremea DNA includes these proteins:
- the lnt gene encoding apolipoprotein N-acyltransferase — MDRDETRTPTVPPRPVVVGRPLPLRVAVPMAVAAGLALLVAFPPYGVWPLAPVGVALLAAAAHRRRLRAGAGLGFLTGVALFAPLLAWTNLHTGYLPWVLLSLLQAGYLALLGAATAWVSPLTDRSRWAWPALTGLLWVGQEALRDRTPFGGFPWGRLAFSQDSSPLLRLAALGGAPLVTFAVALIGGLLVTAAWRGFTAVRQTPPGGETVRRWLPVAVPAAAAVALGAVGLLVPVASAGSGAPVTVAIVQGNVPRLGLDFNAQRQAVLNNHVDATLELAARVAAGTQRQPDLVVWPENSSDIDPLRNPTAGARIAQAADTVRAPILVGAVLLGPGPGEVRNAGILWRPDTGADLSQLYTKRHPVPFAEYVPLRDVARMVSKQVDLIRNDFVPGSTPGVVRAGPAVLGDVICFEVAYDEVVRDTVTGGAQLLVVQTNNATFDVAEARQQLAMVRLRAVEHGRAALMASTVGVSGFVAPDGRVSDATGFNTREVVVREMRLDDGRTLATRLGWWPELALAGLAAAALVGAAVLRRRQRVLPG, encoded by the coding sequence CTGGACCGGGACGAGACGCGCACCCCGACGGTGCCGCCCCGGCCGGTCGTCGTCGGCCGCCCGCTGCCGCTGCGGGTCGCCGTGCCGATGGCCGTGGCCGCCGGGCTGGCGCTGCTGGTCGCGTTCCCGCCGTACGGAGTGTGGCCACTCGCGCCCGTCGGGGTGGCGTTGCTGGCCGCCGCGGCGCACCGGCGGCGGTTGCGCGCCGGCGCCGGCCTGGGCTTCCTCACCGGGGTGGCGCTCTTCGCGCCGCTGCTGGCCTGGACGAACCTGCACACCGGCTACCTGCCGTGGGTGCTGCTGTCGCTGTTGCAGGCCGGCTACCTGGCGCTGCTCGGCGCCGCCACCGCCTGGGTGTCGCCGCTGACCGACCGGAGCCGGTGGGCGTGGCCGGCGCTGACCGGGCTGCTCTGGGTGGGGCAGGAGGCGCTGCGCGACCGGACCCCGTTCGGGGGGTTCCCGTGGGGGCGCCTGGCGTTCAGCCAGGACTCCTCGCCGCTGCTGCGCCTGGCCGCGCTGGGCGGCGCGCCGCTGGTCACCTTCGCGGTGGCCCTCATCGGTGGGCTGCTGGTCACCGCCGCCTGGCGGGGCTTCACCGCCGTCCGGCAGACACCGCCGGGCGGCGAGACCGTACGGCGCTGGCTGCCGGTGGCCGTACCGGCCGCCGCCGCCGTGGCACTGGGCGCGGTGGGACTGCTGGTGCCGGTCGCGTCCGCCGGGTCGGGCGCCCCGGTGACGGTGGCGATCGTGCAGGGCAACGTGCCGCGCCTGGGGCTGGACTTCAACGCCCAGCGGCAGGCGGTGCTGAACAACCACGTCGACGCGACCCTGGAACTGGCCGCGCGGGTCGCCGCCGGCACACAGCGCCAACCCGACCTGGTGGTGTGGCCGGAGAACTCCAGCGACATCGACCCGCTGCGCAACCCCACCGCCGGGGCCCGCATCGCCCAGGCCGCCGACACGGTCCGCGCGCCCATCCTGGTCGGCGCGGTGCTGCTCGGCCCCGGCCCCGGCGAGGTCCGCAACGCGGGCATCCTGTGGCGGCCCGACACCGGCGCGGACCTGAGCCAGCTGTACACCAAGCGGCACCCGGTGCCGTTCGCCGAGTACGTGCCGCTGCGCGACGTCGCCCGGATGGTCAGCAAGCAGGTCGACCTGATCCGCAACGACTTCGTTCCCGGCAGCACCCCGGGCGTGGTACGCGCCGGCCCGGCGGTGCTCGGCGACGTGATCTGCTTCGAGGTCGCCTACGACGAGGTGGTCCGCGACACCGTCACCGGCGGCGCGCAGCTGCTGGTGGTGCAGACCAACAACGCCACCTTCGACGTGGCCGAGGCCCGCCAGCAGCTGGCCATGGTGCGCCTGCGGGCGGTGGAGCACGGCCGTGCGGCGTTGATGGCCTCCACGGTCGGGGTGTCCGGGTTCGTCGCCCCCGACGGACGGGTAAGCGACGCCACCGGGTTCAACACCCGGGAGGTCGTGGTGCGGGAGATGCGGCTCGACGACGGGCGCACCCTCGCCACCCGGCTCGGCTGGTGGCCGGAGCTGGCACTCGCCGGGTTGGCCGCGGCCGCCCTGGTCGGCGCGGCGGTGCTGCGCCGGCGGCAGCGGGTCCTGCCCGGATAG
- a CDS encoding polyprenol monophosphomannose synthase yields the protein MIQATDTVRRPDEVPGVGRVLVVIPTYNEAENIAAIVARVRRAAPAVQILIADDNSPDGTGAIAEALADADAHVQVMHREGKQGLGAAYLAGFDWARERGYQAVVEMDADGSHAPEDLPALLRAARDADVVIGSRWTSGARVVNWPLRRLLLSRFGNLYARLALGMPLSDATGGYRVYRLSALDAIDLASVCSQGYSFQVELSRLAHQAGVRIVEVPITFAERERGDSKMSPRIVAEALWRITTWGVQDRRQAVRRGLHGTPTGQVRWP from the coding sequence GTGATCCAGGCGACCGATACCGTCCGACGTCCCGACGAGGTGCCCGGCGTGGGCCGGGTGCTGGTGGTGATCCCCACCTACAACGAGGCCGAGAACATCGCCGCGATCGTGGCCCGGGTCCGCCGGGCCGCCCCGGCGGTGCAGATCCTGATCGCCGACGACAACAGCCCCGACGGCACCGGCGCCATCGCCGAGGCCCTCGCGGACGCCGACGCGCACGTGCAGGTCATGCACCGGGAGGGCAAGCAGGGCCTCGGGGCGGCGTACCTGGCCGGGTTCGACTGGGCGCGCGAGCGCGGCTACCAGGCCGTGGTGGAGATGGACGCCGACGGCTCACACGCCCCGGAGGACCTGCCGGCGCTGCTGCGGGCCGCCCGCGACGCGGACGTGGTGATCGGGTCGCGGTGGACCAGCGGCGCGCGGGTGGTGAACTGGCCGCTGCGGCGGTTGCTGCTGTCGCGCTTCGGCAACCTGTACGCGCGGCTCGCGCTGGGCATGCCGCTCTCGGACGCCACCGGCGGCTACCGGGTGTACCGGCTCAGCGCGTTGGACGCCATCGACCTGGCGTCGGTGTGCTCACAGGGCTACTCGTTCCAGGTGGAGCTGTCCCGGCTCGCGCACCAGGCCGGGGTGCGGATCGTGGAGGTGCCGATCACCTTCGCCGAACGGGAGCGCGGGGACAGCAAGATGAGCCCGCGGATCGTGGCCGAGGCGCTGTGGCGGATCACCACCTGGGGGGTGCAGGACCGCCGGCAGGCGGTGCGCCGGGGCCTGCACGGCACCCCGACCGGTCAGGTGCGGTGGCCGTGA
- a CDS encoding FxsA family protein has product MRRGLRFVPLALLLAVVLELAVFVLVGRALGFGAAVLLVFAASLLGLVLLRREGMRAWRGFRSAAEAGQPPGRQVTDGLVGLAGALLLAVPGLVSGLVGLLLMVPPLRRLARSGVQRTTERRVSSMVAGDLFGPRTVRVRQGAPQPTPRAEPEQPVVVDGGRAIEGEIIEPRRN; this is encoded by the coding sequence ATGCGCCGAGGACTGAGGTTCGTACCGTTGGCCCTGCTGCTGGCGGTGGTGCTGGAGCTTGCGGTGTTCGTCCTGGTGGGGCGGGCGCTCGGATTCGGTGCGGCGGTGCTGCTGGTGTTCGCGGCGTCGCTGCTCGGGCTGGTGCTGCTGCGCCGGGAGGGGATGCGCGCCTGGCGTGGTTTCCGCTCCGCCGCGGAGGCCGGGCAGCCACCGGGGCGGCAGGTGACCGACGGCCTCGTCGGGTTGGCCGGCGCGCTGCTGCTGGCGGTGCCCGGCCTGGTCAGCGGGCTGGTGGGGTTGTTGCTCATGGTGCCGCCGCTGCGGCGCCTGGCCCGCTCCGGGGTGCAACGCACCACCGAGCGGCGGGTGTCGTCGATGGTCGCCGGTGACCTGTTCGGGCCGCGTACGGTGCGGGTGCGTCAGGGTGCGCCGCAACCGACACCGCGTGCCGAGCCGGAGCAGCCGGTGGTGGTCGACGGCGGCCGGGCCATCGAGGGCGAGATCATCGAGCCGCGCCGCAACTGA
- a CDS encoding RNA polymerase-binding protein RbpA encodes MGERMLRGSRLGAVSYESDRNTELAPRQTREYLCAKGHQFEVPFAVDAEVPTTWECKFDGSVARLVDGNEPEQKKAKPPRTHWDMLLERRSIAELEDILAERLQEVRTRRGRA; translated from the coding sequence ATGGGCGAGCGTATGCTGCGCGGAAGCCGCCTGGGCGCGGTCAGCTATGAATCCGACCGCAACACGGAGCTCGCGCCGCGCCAGACCCGCGAGTACCTCTGCGCCAAGGGCCACCAGTTCGAGGTGCCGTTCGCCGTCGACGCCGAGGTCCCGACGACCTGGGAATGCAAGTTCGACGGCAGCGTCGCTCGACTCGTCGACGGCAACGAGCCGGAGCAGAAGAAGGCCAAGCCGCCGCGTACCCACTGGGACATGCTGCTGGAGCGGCGCTCGATCGCCGAGCTCGAGGACATCCTCGCCGAGAGGCTCCAGGAGGTTCGGACCCGCCGCGGCCGCGCCTGA
- a CDS encoding peptide MFS transporter — MAHDVPVERRAPTGRTFFGHPRALATLFLTEMWERFSFYGMRAILVLYLTAEAADDGLGLSDSSANAVYGTYNAMVYLMALPGGWVADRLIGARRSVLWGGVVIAAGHYVMAVPTRWSVFAGMTLIVLGTGLLKPNISTMVGALYDRDSPRRDAGFSIFYMGINLGAFIAPLITGFLGEKINWHLGFAVAAVGMTFGVIQYALGRRNLGDAGDRPADPLLGADRRRALTRAGVVVAVLVVLVAALALVGLFTVNTVVNALTAVTVLVTIGYFARIMTDRELSATERSRMKAYLWLFVFAAAFWLIYDQAGSVLNIFAAERTDRDVAGFTFPASWLQSVNPILVIIGAPLFALLWLRVGNRVSTPVKFAVGLVLNGLSFVLMAAAAQAAVGGDLVSPWWLVAVFAIQVAGELSLSPVGLSATTKLAPVKYASQMLGLWFLATAVGDAIGGQVARLADAWSESTYFLTFGLASVAFGLGAVMFARHIRALMAGIH, encoded by the coding sequence ATGGCCCATGACGTCCCGGTCGAGCGTCGAGCCCCCACCGGGCGGACGTTCTTCGGTCATCCCCGGGCACTGGCCACCCTCTTCCTCACCGAGATGTGGGAGCGGTTCAGCTTCTACGGCATGCGGGCGATCCTCGTGCTGTACCTCACCGCCGAGGCCGCCGACGACGGGCTGGGCCTGAGCGACTCCAGCGCCAACGCGGTCTACGGCACGTACAACGCGATGGTGTACCTGATGGCGCTGCCCGGCGGCTGGGTCGCCGACCGGCTGATCGGGGCCCGGCGCAGCGTGCTGTGGGGCGGGGTGGTGATCGCGGCCGGGCACTACGTGATGGCGGTGCCCACGCGGTGGAGCGTCTTCGCCGGGATGACCCTCATCGTCCTGGGCACCGGCCTGCTGAAACCCAACATCTCCACCATGGTCGGCGCCCTGTACGACCGGGACTCGCCGCGCCGCGACGCCGGCTTCTCGATCTTCTACATGGGAATCAACCTGGGTGCGTTCATCGCCCCGCTGATCACCGGCTTCCTCGGCGAGAAGATCAACTGGCATCTGGGGTTCGCCGTCGCCGCGGTCGGGATGACCTTCGGCGTGATCCAGTACGCGCTGGGCCGGCGCAACCTGGGCGACGCCGGGGACCGCCCGGCCGATCCGCTGCTCGGCGCCGACCGCCGCCGGGCGCTCACCCGCGCCGGGGTGGTGGTCGCGGTGCTCGTCGTGCTCGTCGCCGCCCTGGCGCTGGTCGGGCTGTTCACCGTCAACACGGTGGTCAACGCGCTCACCGCCGTCACCGTGCTGGTGACCATCGGCTACTTCGCCCGGATCATGACCGACCGGGAGCTCAGCGCGACCGAACGCAGCCGGATGAAGGCGTACCTGTGGCTGTTCGTGTTCGCCGCCGCGTTCTGGCTGATCTACGACCAGGCCGGGTCGGTGCTGAACATCTTCGCCGCCGAGCGCACCGACCGGGACGTGGCCGGCTTCACCTTCCCGGCGTCCTGGCTCCAGTCGGTCAACCCCATCCTGGTCATCATCGGGGCGCCGCTGTTCGCGCTGCTCTGGCTGCGGGTGGGCAACCGGGTGTCCACGCCGGTGAAGTTCGCCGTCGGCCTGGTGCTCAACGGCCTGTCGTTCGTGCTGATGGCCGCCGCCGCGCAGGCCGCCGTCGGCGGTGACCTGGTGTCCCCGTGGTGGCTGGTGGCGGTCTTCGCCATCCAGGTCGCCGGTGAGCTGTCGCTGAGCCCGGTCGGCCTGTCCGCCACCACCAAGCTGGCGCCGGTGAAGTACGCCAGCCAGATGCTGGGGCTGTGGTTCCTCGCCACCGCCGTCGGCGACGCGATCGGCGGGCAGGTGGCGCGGCTCGCCGACGCCTGGTCCGAGTCGACCTACTTCCTCACCTTCGGCCTGGCGTCGGTGGCGTTCGGGCTGGGCGCGGTGATGTTCGCCCGGCACATCCGGGCGCTGATGGCCGGCATCCACTGA
- a CDS encoding MFS transporter: MTGLDRRPAAATEATLPRGPLAGFAAGSLGMGVWVTVPGLLLLYFLTDVLAVEPWLAGLALLLPKVADVLLHPWVGHRADVEQTRRGDRRRLLLLGCALPVAFAALFAVPGGLTGAPAAAWVAVFFVAGNLLFAAYQVPYLATPADLRIGYHERTRLMAFRMVVLTLGILVSGLLAPLLTGGNAATRAGYQRMGVVLAVGMLAAMLVGVAGIARLRGSAAAAAPAAHGGWRALRTALRDRQFRWLVAAYLAMSTTTHLVLAGVPYYAEYELRAPALTTVLVAAFVAPALLVTPLWLLLARRVGKQRALLGAQGAFAAGSLVLAVGRPAGLPVLIGAVAVLGVAFAGMQLLPFSMLPDVIGAAGAAGAGTYTGVWTATEATGAALGPYAYALCLAVGGFVASTAGESPVQPDAALAAVRYGFGLLPAVAMLAALLLQRRYTLDATARAAS, translated from the coding sequence TGCCCGGCCTGCTGCTGCTCTACTTCCTCACCGACGTGCTGGCCGTCGAGCCGTGGCTGGCCGGCCTCGCGCTGCTGCTGCCGAAGGTCGCCGACGTGCTGCTGCACCCGTGGGTGGGGCACCGCGCCGACGTCGAGCAGACCCGACGGGGCGACCGGCGGCGGTTGCTGCTGCTCGGCTGCGCCCTGCCGGTCGCGTTCGCCGCGCTCTTCGCGGTGCCCGGCGGGCTGACGGGCGCACCGGCCGCCGCGTGGGTGGCGGTGTTCTTCGTCGCCGGCAACCTGCTCTTCGCCGCCTACCAGGTTCCCTACCTGGCCACCCCGGCCGACCTGCGGATCGGCTACCACGAACGCACCCGGCTGATGGCGTTCCGGATGGTCGTGCTGACCCTGGGCATCCTCGTCTCCGGGCTGCTGGCCCCGCTGCTCACCGGCGGCAACGCCGCGACCCGCGCCGGCTACCAGCGGATGGGCGTGGTCCTGGCCGTGGGGATGCTGGCCGCCATGCTGGTCGGCGTCGCCGGCATCGCCCGGCTGCGCGGCTCCGCGGCGGCGGCCGCTCCCGCGGCGCACGGCGGGTGGCGGGCGTTGCGCACCGCGCTGCGCGACCGGCAGTTCCGCTGGCTGGTCGCCGCCTACCTGGCCATGTCCACCACCACGCACCTGGTGCTGGCCGGGGTGCCCTACTACGCCGAGTACGAGCTGCGCGCGCCCGCTCTGACCACGGTGCTGGTGGCCGCCTTCGTCGCGCCGGCGCTGCTGGTCACCCCGCTCTGGCTGCTGCTGGCCCGACGCGTCGGCAAGCAGCGGGCGCTGCTCGGCGCGCAGGGCGCGTTCGCGGCCGGCTCGCTGGTGCTGGCGGTGGGCCGACCGGCCGGCCTGCCGGTACTGATCGGCGCGGTGGCGGTGCTCGGGGTGGCGTTCGCCGGCATGCAGCTGCTGCCGTTCTCGATGCTGCCCGACGTGATCGGTGCGGCCGGCGCGGCCGGCGCCGGCACCTACACCGGCGTGTGGACGGCCACCGAGGCCACCGGCGCGGCCCTCGGCCCGTACGCGTACGCCCTGTGTCTGGCCGTGGGCGGGTTCGTGGCCTCGACGGCCGGTGAGTCGCCGGTGCAGCCGGACGCGGCGCTCGCGGCGGTCCGCTACGGGTTCGGGCTGCTGCCCGCCGTGGCGATGCTCGCCGCGCTGCTGCTGCAACGCCGCTACACCCTGGACGCGACCGCCCGGGCCGCGAGCTGA